One stretch of Miscanthus floridulus cultivar M001 chromosome 18, ASM1932011v1, whole genome shotgun sequence DNA includes these proteins:
- the LOC136519494 gene encoding uncharacterized protein, whose translation MDRQSAISMQSNGANAGAAVQEWIYPGGWQPEQAVVDVAFLMELLEDAPVVDQPPEDVNRLSRVIRSVEAEIGGGGGPPPSAAVADGGGTADHVPGDVHNGGLEDYLLPDLDSIPGPCVAEAPLEFWTEVPPAVGHDMGGWYVDVDGDGVMVGYEFREQCYYGYSDSPHVEQVHSPLWE comes from the coding sequence ATGGATCGCCAGAGCGCTATATCGATGCAGAGCAATGGTGCCAACGCCGGTGCTGCCGTGCAAGAGTGGATCTACCCTGGCGGCTGGCAGCCGGAGCAGGCCGTCGTCGATGTCGCGTTCCTCATGGAGCTGCTGGAGGACGCGCCGGTGGTGGACCAGCCGCCCGAGGACGTCAACCGGCTGAGCCGCGTCATCAGGTCCGTGGAGGCCGAGATCGGTGGAGGAGGTGGGCCGCCGCCGTCGGCGGCCGTCGCAGACGGTGGGGGCACGGCCGATCACGTGCCTGGAGACGTCCATAACGGCGGGCTGGAGGACTACCTGCTGCCGGACCTTGATAGCATCCCCGGCCCGTGCGTGGCCGAAGCGCCGTTGGAGTTCTGGACGGAGGTGCCGCCGGCGGTGGGGCATGATATGGGCGGCTGGTACGTCGACGTCGACGGCGACGGTGTCATGGTCGGGTACGAGTTCAGAGAACAGTGCTATTACGGCTACAGCGACAGCCCACACGTTGAGCAAGTGCACAGCCCCTTGTGGGAATGA